A stretch of DNA from Drosophila virilis strain 15010-1051.87 chromosome 5, Dvir_AGI_RSII-ME, whole genome shotgun sequence:
acgttccaaaacgacataactccgcgcggagatatgacgttccaaaacgacataactccgcgtggagatatgacgttccaaaacgacataactccgcgcggagatatgacgttccaaaacgacataactccgcgcggagacatgacgttttaaaacgacataactccgcgcggagatatgacgttccaaaacgacataactccccgtggagatatgacgttcccaaacgacataacaccgcaaggagatatgacgttccaaaacgacataactccgcgcggagatatgacgttccacaacgacataactccgcgtggagatatgacgttccaaaacgacataactccacgcggagctatgacgttccaaaacgacataactccgcgcggagacatgacgtttcaaaacgacataactccgcgcggagatatgacgttccaaaacgacataactccgcgtggagatatgacgttccaaaacgacataacaccgcaaggagatatgacgttccaaaacgacataactccgagcGGAGacatggcgttccaaaacgacatagctccgcgcggaggtcgaaaactttttcgatgattttttttgaatatctcgggtaacagctccgcgcggagatatgacgttccaaaacgacatagctcctcgcgtagatatgacgttcccaaacgacataactccgcgcggagatatgacgttccaaaacgacatagctccgcgcggaggtcgaAAACTTTTtcgttgattttttttgaatatctcgggtaacagctccgcgcggagatatgacgttccaaaacgacatagctcctcgcgtagatatgacgttccaaaacgacataactccgcgaggagataagacgttccaaaacgacatagctccgcgcggagatatgacgttccaaaacgacataactcctcgcgtagatatgacgttcccaagcgatataactccgcgcggagatatgacgttccaaaacgacataactccgcgaggagatatgacgttccaaaacgacataactccgcgaggagatatgacgttccaaaacgacataactccgcgaggagatatgacgttccaaaacgacataactccgcgcggagatatgactttccaaaacgacataacaccgcaaggagatatgacgttccaaaacgacataactcctcgcggagatataacgttccaaaaaggcataactccgcgcggagatatgacgttccaaaacgacataactccccgtggagatatgacgttccaaaacgacataacttcgcgcggagatatgacgttccaaaacgacataacaccgcaaggagatatgacgtttcaaaacgacataactcctcgcggagatataacgttccaaaaaggcataactccgcgcggagatatgacgttccaaaacgacataactcctcgtgtagatatgacgttccaaaacgacatagctccgcgcggaggtcgaaaactttttcgatgatttttttgaatatctctggtaacagctccgcgcggagatatgacgttccaaaacgacataactcctcgcgtagatatgacgttcccaagcgatataactccgcgcggagatatgacgttccaaaacgacatagctcctcgcgtagatatgacgttccaaaacgacataactccgcgcggagatatgacgttccaaaacgacataactccgcgaggcgatatgacgttccaaaacgacataactccgcgcggaaatatgacgttccaaaacgacagaataccgcgcggagatatgacgttccaaaacgacataactccgcgatgagatttgacgttccaaaacgacatacctccgcgcggagatatgacgttccaaaacgacataactccgcgcggaggtcgaGGTCGGTGagaaaatagaaactttttcgatgatttttttttaatatctcgggtaaataatgtctgattttaaaatgttatacctttttgaatgcgtacggatccctaccatcaattggcattattATTCATCGAttggttgaaaaatgttgttgacaaaaaaccgattcattcgtaaattcaacctttttgatgattttttggaatatttccgtcaaataagtccgattttgcaatttcataccatatttgactcgtaaggatcagttctatcgattggaataaaaaaaatgaaatccaaattttgacccaaatcgacaaaatgacaagggttacatcacgttacatatatatttttgatcagcatctagccatgtccgtctgtctgtccgtccgtccgtattttgggcaattttggtaaataataagagctagagtccccaaacttgacatatagcttctaaaatagattatatatatgcgGTTCTGATATATATGCGGTATATAGGgttctgtttaatttttattttattttatttattttaaactacCCAGCTCCTACGGTTTGAACTGTGCGTTGAGCCCCAATCAGCCAGCCAGGGCCAACagttatatagtatatatataaatggcaGAGTAAGGAATCTCGTAtactcttatttatttaagacaATGCGAGGTAGGTGGAATTTCACAATATTCGTTAGTCTCAGCATGGGAAGCTGGGATGCTACAATTTTGACTTAAAACGTATGTAAACAACAGTATGAACACAATAAATACAGCTCGGGTATCATATTCCAATGCATAGATGCAATATaggaaataaagaaaataaaaataaataaataatacaatagTATATTCTAATTCACTTCATAGCTGATTATTACTTAAGCTTCAAACTATGTTGAGATCAAAAGGCATACACGAAATTCACAAATATGCCAATTGGAAATagattatatttgaaaatttaaaaattacgCTTAATCATCTATTGCTGTTAAGAAACCCTTGACATAAATAGTTAAAGATAGAGCAGATATGATAAGTACAGTTGTTACAGTGAGTATCTCTAAGTATTTGGTTATTAAACTAACTTCTTAAATGATTTGGTAAGCACAAAGGGATCTACAGCTGCGCGTCGGCTTCCACCTCCAACTCGACCTcttccagctgcagctgttgctgctctgaGGTGTGCTCACGCTTTTTGTGCCAGCGCAGACTGGCGAACTGCGCAAAACGCTTGCCACAAGCTGTACACTTGTACTTCTTCACGGCCAGATGCAGTTCGGTGTGCTTCTTCAGATTGCCATATGTGGTAAATGTCTTGCCGCAGACGGTGCACAAATGCTTGCGAATGTTCAGATGGCCGTTCATGTGGTCGGTGAAGCGGTTCTTCTCATAGAAGCCCTTGTCGCAGATGGGGCAATGGAAGGATGACTGATTGAGGTGCGTGCGCCGATGAATGTCGAAGAAGGACCACGTCTTAAAGGACTTGCCGCACAGATCACAAATGTAGGGTCGCTCGCCGGTATGGGTACGCATATGTATGGCCACCTCGGTGGAGGTGGCAAAGCGCTTATCGCACTGCTCGCAGGCGTACGGGAAGTCGTGTCTGTGGCGACGTATATGTACGGTCAGATTGCACGGCATCTGGAAGCCCTTGCCGCACAGCGTGCAAATAAAGGGCTGTGTCCCGTCATGGCCAGCGCGGTGCACCTTGTACTGGTCGCAGGTCTTAACCAACTCTGCGCAGACATCACAGCGAAAGGGGCCCAGATTCGGTTCGAGAAACTGACCAAGCTTTGCATGTAGCAGCGGAACACTGCTGGAGCCCGAGACATTGGTAAGGATTTTCCGTTTTTGCGCTGAGAAATCCTTTCGTAACTCGAACAGCGTCTTCTCCAGCTCTGCCGAAGTGTACGAGCACTGAAAGGTGGTGTTGAGCTCGTCCAGCATTTGGGCCAAGGCCTGACTGCGATAGGCATTTGAGCGAAAGTCCGGATGATCCACATCCCACAATGCCGGATAGTTGCGATAGATTTCCACGAACTGCAGCTGGTCGTCCTGTGTGACAAAACTTATGCTGCTGGCGTCAATAAACTTGGTCCGGTGATTCGTTTCAACCACGCCCTTTTTCTGAAATAAATGGATTAAcgttaatattttatatatatatatatatacatatatattactCGCATTGCTCTCTACCTTGCTTATCTTATTGAAGATCTGATCCTGGAGTATCTTTTGCAGGAACTCCAGCTCATCGTAGCACCAAAGCTTTGGCAGATAGAGACCCTTGTGCTTGATCACCATGCGCAGTTCCTTGCGATAGCGAGTGCGCAGTTTCTGCAATTCCTTGTAGCACTCCTCGCCAGTCATCTCATAGTTGAGCTCCTCCAGCAGCTCCGCTGAGATCTCCCGGTACAATTCCTTCTTGCAGCAATTGTTGTAGTCAAAGTGTTGCGGATTCCACAGACTCTCCTGGCGCCTAAACGCATCTATTATGCAACTGAGCACTTCACGATACTGCGCCGACTTTGTGGTTGATTCGCTATCCGTTTCACTTGATTTTTCACTCTCTGTCGACTCGCTCTGTGGAGAGGGGGGAATAAAGAATGCATACGGGTTTAAAGCTTTAGCTTTCCAAATAACGAAACTCCCTTCCCTTCTCTTGAAGGGAATTGGTTATAgattaacaattaaaatgagAGCGATCTCAGGGAGACAGATGGCTCTGAGCCTAAATGTCAACTCCCACAGGCACTCAGGAAAAGTATAATGATGGCAGTCCAATTAGTATGGAGGTTGCAGGCTTTTTACCTGGACTTTTGTTTAAGCTGCTGCAAGGGAAGAGCTGAGCCGACTGTGTTTCGAAGTATTAGGCAGCCTGGAAAACTTGCTACTGGCGGATCTGGCGTATCGCTTTATCCCAGGCACCACAAGCAAACTCTACACCTTGAAAACCTTGCCTTCTGCCGTTGTTGAGAGTACTCAAGAGGGAAAAGAAAACATTCTCATTGGTGGGCTCACCTTTGCCTCTCTTTCGGCGCGCTTGTGCTCGATGACGCCACGTAAGAAATGCATCTTCTCAAAGTACCACAGACGCGACTTGTACTTTCCACCCAAGGAGTTGACTTTGCTAAGCTCCCGACGATAGCGTCCGCGCAGCTCCTTGAGCACGGCAAAGATTTCGGCGCCGGTTAGTGGTATCTGAAAGACGGCCTGAAGTGGTGCAGCCAGCTCACTATAGACACTGCGCTTGGCATTGTATTTGTAGTCCGGGTGCTTGGGATTCCAGAGTTTCTCGTTCCGCTCATAGGCCACCAGCAGGGAGCACACAAATTCCCGATTGCGTTCCAGCTCGCGACGCGTGCGCTGCATGGAGATGGAGAGCGGAGCGACAAAGGAGGTCACCAGTTGTGATTACATAAGCCGATATTGTTGATTCTGTTATTGTGTTTGCTCACCAGCTTCAAGTCAACGCTGCTCGCGACGCTGCTCGTCGGCGAGGTGGGCGGCATGGGTGTTGGCGGCGTGGCTGGCGGCGTCAGCTCCAGCATTCCAACGTTCTCCTCCATatgctggcgctgctgttgcccctCTTCTGCGGTTTGTTTTTCCGCGTCGCGCAGCTTGCGCTGCATTGCCTGGCAAGCACAGACAAGTTCgcataagtaaataaattgtgtACCTTACGGATACGCACGCACAAACAAATGCACGCAGCCACATGATCGCTTCGGCGCTTCACGTGCACACAAAAAGGGAAAGTCCACATGCCCCATCCCATGCCCCTCTCGTAAATATCAGCGGCTATTGGCCTTTGGAATTCTGCGCCGGAGTCGCCCTCGTCATCGACATGGCTTATCGCACATTCACAACTATAACAACGTACCCTCATGCACGGACACACAtctacatctatatatatatatatatatatatatatatatacatatattaatatctaGTATTATTGTGGATTTCCAAAAGCTCAAGTTGCCTGCGAGTTGTCGTAACGCACACTCAGAACacacaattaaatatacatgggttgattttgtttgttgaatgaattttATGAATAATTCAAGGGAACATCGCGTGTGTCATACAATGCGGCGCTTCTTCTTCCTAGTTAGATCAGTTGAAGGGAATCGTTTATCAGTTACGGATAACAATGGTAAGTAAAACAAGAGTTTTAGAGGCAACAAATTGCCATCTTCTCGAAgacaacaattaaatactcTTCTAAATAGAATAGCATTCGTACAAAACCATTTTATTAAGCCTACTTTTCTATAGAAATTGGAGaatttggtcaatatattttgaaaaaacaaaacaaaactaattttcaaacaaaaaacaatttcttaacagacaggcggacataACTTTATCTCTATCTATATACGCTATGGACAGACGTGGAATTTTCCCAGGTATGATGTCGGCCACCACGACGAGGCATTGGAAAATTCCACTTGCTTGCGTGGAAAACGCTTGCAGATTTTCACAGAATCGctcaaataaatgaattaataaCTAACTTGGGTTGAAATTTTTTGAAAAGATAATCACCAGCCTTAAAAAAGTTCCAGGTTTACATCCTTGAATCTGAAGATGTGCTTGGATAGATCGCATTCTTAAAACTATTTCTACCAAggttttgtgtatataaaagGAAATAGGAAAAggtttttaaatgattttcttCTCATTTTTACTGTCGACGTTAAGAATTTAAAAGCCTTTTGACACTTTTGGTTGGAAATAGATTTCAATCGATAGCTCGAGAAGGAATTTCAATACTTTTGAATGCAATTCGAACGAGCAGCTTGAATTTCTTAGCTCACAGTAGTTGAGATCGAATTGCACAAATTAAAACCAAGTATCTGACTTTACGGCTGGCATCAAGTCTGATAGTCAGACAACCAATTCCTGGGTACTCTCTCAGACAGCAGCTGTCAAATTGTACTCTTTACGGCGCCAGCTGCCGCTGCACAAACTCCAATAAATTGTAAAAGACCAGGTCGATGCATCTTGAAATTGCAAATCTGTCTGGCATacaagtttttatttacatacatgcaGTATTATCCGGATCTCACTTGTTATGCTGAGTAACATGAGCCCATTAgctgttgtatttgttgttttgtttttgtttacccTGTACTCAATGAAAATGGGCAAAGAAATGTATAAaacttttgtgcaaatgtatgcaacaggcagaacAATGCACATACAGCccattaaaaacaatatatatacatatgtatattctgGGTCAGGCCGACGAGAtcagtcgatctagccatgtctatATGCCCGCTTTTGTGTCCATCTGTCTAAAAATTGCTAATATCTTGCCCCATTTCcacatcgataaatatcgattttaaaacaaattttgatttgataaCTCGGGGATCATGAGAACTACAGAGAacaaagttttttgttgtttctcgCATGAAATATATAGTTTACAAATACTATTCTATCTCACCTCAAAGTGGTTTTGGTTCAGTATTTCAATAGAATCGGACTATGAACACCGAAGTTATTCAAAAATTCAGTTGTCACAATGTGGACTAAGGGCAGAAGATACACAGTTACGgggtatctactagtcggCCACTGCCGACTAATGCacactttgttttaatttttcttgGGCCATAATCGCAAATTGAAGTTGCCGCCTGATTGTCTTGAATTAAGGCGACAAGTGCCACAATTGTTGACGCGCTTTTACATTCTCGTGTTGTTCgattttcaataaatgttGGCCCTTTCAGAGAATCAATGAAAAAAATGGTTTTGATAAAGCTCACTTTATAAATCTTATATGCAATTTTCTATCTATAGTTTAAGGTAGTCCTATAATCCAATCAGGAAAGAGAATCAAATATTGTACAACATTCGAATTGAAACATTGATTGAAGCATTTTCATTATAAAGCCCTTTATTTGAGGCCAATCAATGCAAAAGGTTAGACGAACAAAGCTCAACTGATTAATTATAGAAACCTTTAC
This window harbors:
- the rgr gene encoding uncharacterized protein rgr isoform X3, giving the protein MRVRCYSCECAISHVDDEGDSGAEFQRPIAADIYERGMGWGMWTFPFCVHVKRRSDHVAACICLCAMQRKLRDAEKQTAEEGQQQRQHMEENVGMLELTPPATPPTPMPPTSPTSSVASSVDLKLRTRRELERNREFVCSLLVAYERNEKLWNPKHPDYKYNAKRSVYSELAAPLQAVFQIPLTGAEIFAVLKELRGRYRRELSKVNSLGGKYKSRLWYFEKMHFLRGVIEHKRAEREAKSESTESEKSSETDSESTTKSAQYREVLSCIIDAFRRQESLWNPQHFDYNNCCKKELYREISAELLEELNYEMTGEECYKELQKLRTRYRKELRMVIKHKGLYLPKLWCYDELEFLQKILQDQIFNKISKKKGVVETNHRTKFIDASSISFVTQDDQLQFVEIYRNYPALWDVDHPDFRSNAYRSQALAQMLDELNTTFQCSYTSAELEKTLFELRKDFSAQKRKILTNVSGSSSVPLLHAKLGQFLEPNLGPFRCDVCAELVKTCDQYKVHRAGHDGTQPFICTLCGKGFQMPCNLTVHIRRHRHDFPYACEQCDKRFATSTEVAIHMRTHTGERPYICDLCGKSFKTWSFFDIHRRTHLNQSSFHCPICDKGFYEKNRFTDHMNGHLNIRKHLCTVCGKTFTTYGNLKKHTELHLAVKKYKCTACGKRFAQFASLRWHKKREHTSEQQQLQLEEVELEVEADAQL
- the rgr gene encoding uncharacterized protein rgr isoform X1, which produces MALEITNSILSLQPAVEAETLAPQSFHWQLEDYAYFHKCGEITSSPDVQCFGFNCAFCPAICLQLSVFIDHIRGQHMQDMRRRYEGAEEKIEQTTQTDFNLMIRDMHREQMDTTPALTPAMATTNTRLDKRTKKPNWNEAQGAGLLDMGLDLGLDLANMVQAQSLPKTSNNNATLLQLGNTNPTTTTTTATMSTPADLDLVYVMENPLPPSPPPSADISSDGNSPSRLHQLDPFEMLHEAVSSVEHTATPTLFEAVSRGGHTGVAPPRYETRRVAMQRKLRDAEKQTAEEGQQQRQHMEENVGMLELTPPATPPTPMPPTSPTSSVASSVDLKLRTRRELERNREFVCSLLVAYERNEKLWNPKHPDYKYNAKRSVYSELAAPLQAVFQIPLTGAEIFAVLKELRGRYRRELSKVNSLGGKYKSRLWYFEKMHFLRGVIEHKRAEREAKSESTESEKSSETDSESTTKSAQYREVLSCIIDAFRRQESLWNPQHFDYNNCCKKELYREISAELLEELNYEMTGEECYKELQKLRTRYRKELRMVIKHKGLYLPKLWCYDELEFLQKILQDQIFNKISKKKGVVETNHRTKFIDASSISFVTQDDQLQFVEIYRNYPALWDVDHPDFRSNAYRSQALAQMLDELNTTFQCSYTSAELEKTLFELRKDFSAQKRKILTNVSGSSSVPLLHAKLGQFLEPNLGPFRCDVCAELVKTCDQYKVHRAGHDGTQPFICTLCGKGFQMPCNLTVHIRRHRHDFPYACEQCDKRFATSTEVAIHMRTHTGERPYICDLCGKSFKTWSFFDIHRRTHLNQSSFHCPICDKGFYEKNRFTDHMNGHLNIRKHLCTVCGKTFTTYGNLKKHTELHLAVKKYKCTACGKRFAQFASLRWHKKREHTSEQQQLQLEEVELEVEADAQL
- the rgr gene encoding uncharacterized protein rgr isoform X2; its protein translation is MALEITNSILSLQPAVEAETLAPQSFHWQLEDYAYFHKCGEITSSPDVQCFGFNCAFCPAICLQLSVFIDHIRGQHMQDMRRRYEGAEEKIEQTTQTDFNLMIRDMHREQMDTTPALTPAMATTNTRLDKRTKKPNWNEAQGAGLLDMGLDLGLDLANMVQAQSLPKTSNNNATLLQLGNTNPTTTTTTATMSTPADLDLVYVMENPLPPSPPPSADISSDGNSPSRLHQLDPFEMLHEAVSSVEHTATPTLFEAVSRGGHTGVAPPRYETRRVSESTESEKSSETDSESTTKSAQYREVLSCIIDAFRRQESLWNPQHFDYNNCCKKELYREISAELLEELNYEMTGEECYKELQKLRTRYRKELRMVIKHKGLYLPKLWCYDELEFLQKILQDQIFNKISKKKGVVETNHRTKFIDASSISFVTQDDQLQFVEIYRNYPALWDVDHPDFRSNAYRSQALAQMLDELNTTFQCSYTSAELEKTLFELRKDFSAQKRKILTNVSGSSSVPLLHAKLGQFLEPNLGPFRCDVCAELVKTCDQYKVHRAGHDGTQPFICTLCGKGFQMPCNLTVHIRRHRHDFPYACEQCDKRFATSTEVAIHMRTHTGERPYICDLCGKSFKTWSFFDIHRRTHLNQSSFHCPICDKGFYEKNRFTDHMNGHLNIRKHLCTVCGKTFTTYGNLKKHTELHLAVKKYKCTACGKRFAQFASLRWHKKREHTSEQQQLQLEEVELEVEADAQL